One region of Metallosphaera sedula DSM 5348 genomic DNA includes:
- a CDS encoding TRASH domain-containing protein, with protein MKLNLRINPEASTGEKCETCGKPLTPENLYTRRIGGQVHYFCCSHCADAFQKDQHCC; from the coding sequence ATGAAGCTAAATCTTAGAATTAACCCTGAAGCATCAACCGGTGAAAAGTGCGAGACTTGTGGTAAACCCCTCACTCCTGAAAATCTTTACACCAGGAGAATAGGCGGGCAGGTCCACTACTTCTGTTGTTCCCACTGCGCTGACGCGTTTCAGAAGGACCAGCATTGTTGTTAG
- a CDS encoding B12-binding domain-containing radical SAM protein (Presence of a B(12) (cobalamin)-binding domain implies dependence on cobalamin itself, in one of its several forms, or in some unusual lineages, dependence on a cobalamin-like analog.) gives MKVVFIRPSNPTGSGYLRSFGFLPVPLGLLQLAGDVRATGNHEIKIIDMEADQMSIQDVINDTVRFNPDIVGLTLHATAAHNVSASIAKGVKEMKPDVITLAGGHHATFVPEEMLRSNFDVVVMGEGDEIMMELVNVLENNDDLGKVKGIVYRDKEGNIKRTPPRPLIKSLDKLPMPAFDLVDREKYTFDVFGRNETVACMETSRGCPYACEFCSVTPTWGNSWRNKSNERILKELSEIKRLGYSWVFFTDDIFVVQPNIKDRMKLFDQMMEMGLSTNFIAQMRVDITAKNPEVIKKASDAGLRIAFLGVESGDDETLKKLHKGTVTSLAEKAVKVLHENGVVVLIGLILGAPYDTFKKMMKTIRFAYRLSDLGADSVQFSIYTPLPGTRVFVKALKEKRLFTLNWDYYDILLPVMKTKSNPLLVQFLQYYGNYTFYVRKWIRSKFVRDKVPERKMELLRRAEKYFAGKLGHYMKEIVVSLPVGLIKTARLMRQESLPPDEKLQELIASSKVIVYSETEDKRNKYFSID, from the coding sequence ATGAAAGTCGTTTTCATACGCCCCAGTAATCCAACTGGGAGTGGATATCTCAGATCCTTTGGATTCCTCCCCGTTCCCCTAGGTTTGCTACAACTAGCTGGCGATGTGAGGGCGACGGGGAATCATGAGATCAAGATCATAGACATGGAGGCTGATCAGATGTCCATCCAAGACGTGATCAACGACACCGTTAGATTTAATCCAGATATTGTTGGGCTAACACTCCACGCCACCGCTGCCCATAACGTGTCTGCGTCCATAGCCAAGGGAGTAAAGGAGATGAAGCCTGACGTAATTACCCTGGCTGGAGGTCATCACGCTACGTTCGTCCCTGAGGAGATGCTGAGAAGTAACTTCGACGTTGTAGTGATGGGGGAGGGCGATGAGATTATGATGGAGTTGGTTAACGTGCTCGAGAACAACGATGACTTGGGTAAGGTGAAGGGAATAGTATACAGGGATAAGGAAGGGAACATTAAGAGGACACCGCCCAGGCCACTCATAAAAAGTTTAGATAAGCTTCCCATGCCGGCCTTCGACCTAGTGGATAGGGAAAAGTACACCTTTGATGTATTTGGTAGGAACGAGACAGTAGCCTGTATGGAGACCAGTAGGGGATGTCCCTACGCCTGTGAGTTCTGTTCCGTAACCCCTACCTGGGGGAACTCGTGGAGAAACAAGTCCAATGAGAGGATACTCAAGGAACTCTCGGAGATAAAAAGACTAGGTTACAGCTGGGTGTTCTTCACGGATGACATCTTCGTGGTTCAGCCCAACATAAAGGACAGGATGAAGCTCTTCGACCAGATGATGGAGATGGGATTAAGTACCAACTTCATAGCCCAAATGAGGGTTGACATTACTGCGAAGAACCCAGAGGTGATTAAAAAGGCCTCAGATGCTGGGCTAAGAATAGCTTTCCTAGGGGTGGAATCAGGGGACGACGAGACCCTGAAGAAACTTCATAAGGGAACAGTTACGTCTTTGGCGGAGAAGGCAGTCAAGGTTCTTCATGAGAATGGGGTAGTAGTCCTAATAGGCCTAATACTCGGTGCACCCTACGATACCTTCAAGAAAATGATGAAGACCATAAGGTTTGCCTACAGGCTATCCGATCTTGGGGCTGATAGCGTTCAGTTCAGCATATACACTCCACTACCTGGGACCAGGGTTTTCGTTAAGGCGCTTAAGGAGAAGAGGCTGTTCACCCTAAATTGGGACTACTACGATATCCTGCTTCCAGTTATGAAAACAAAGAGTAACCCCCTACTTGTCCAGTTCCTTCAATATTACGGTAATTACACCTTCTACGTGAGGAAGTGGATAAGGAGCAAGTTCGTGCGCGATAAGGTTCCTGAGAGGAAAATGGAATTGTTGAGGAGGGCCGAGAAGTATTTCGCCGGAAAACTGGGACATTACATGAAGGAAATAGTCGTGAGCCTTCCCGTGGGATTAATCAAGACGGCTAGGCTAATGAGGCAGGAATCTCTTCCTCCAGACGAGAAATTGCAGGAACTTATAGCCTCTAGTAAGGTTATAGTGTACAGTGAGACCGAGGACAAGAGGAACAAGTACTTTTCCATAGATTAA